TATTTTTCTTGGGTTATTAATGATGCATGATGAGGATTAGACTAGCTCTAAACGTCCCTTATGCGTGTTGAGTGTGTATGGTTGATTTTTAGGCTATTGCATGTGTGATTGGAAGTAATTAGTGGCTGCATGTTTagagcagaatcgggttctgccttgttggataagcaaggttcggccaccgaacctgcctgtggaggcagccatttggccacctaacctgcccccgaaggttttgaCCTTTGGATTTGtgagggactttaggccgccgaacctgctcccGAAGGTTTTGACTTTTAGATCTGTAAGgaacctttggctgccgaacctactgCCCAAAGTCCCCTGCTCAACCTTTTTCAGCTCGTTTCCTATgtgtgtttttgtatgtttataGGGTTTTTTGGAGAGTTATTTTGAGTATTGTAAAAGTTatatttagtccctcatttaagtccatctgtatagaaTCGGACTTGGAAAACCGTAGAGgcttgcagtgagataactgctcaGTACTAGGCATGCGTcaactagaggtgagtagaactgaactgatctattattttaaagaaatcaaactttttaagcatgcttatgcatcacgaatactatgtatatgtaattaggttgttttgcattagaattcataaatatgatgcattgcataatttattgttattgtggatgaatgttgaatgatccactaGTCATCGAgtattttatgatatgttataatggatacggaagtccaggtcgagacctattctatgcccctggcaatatataagagaaagtccaagtcGAGACCCATTTTACGCCCCTAGCGAtaggttatgttatgttatattatgtttaagaggaagtcctgaggagcatcCGTCATGGGTCGGACAGAATCCACAGagagttactggtgacaagtccatcttgatatgAATtgattgtgttgtgacgcattcatacgatcatatattttattgaactatttttatgttttgcttactaggctcttatagcttatcccctttcccctaatcccaaGTTTGCAGGATCAAAGTTAGCTCGGAAAGTCGGttgagttgctggtatagtctattgtaatagtatagctatGGACATGTATTAATTTGTGAATTAGAATTGTATTTTGACCTAGTATTTCCCTATAATCCCTTCTTCATGATCCTTAcatgtaaaaattttaagtataagTTTATGTTTAAATCGAGCTTGATGCATGTTATATTGAccatattggagcatttgatgagggctctactATGCGTTTTATGATTTCAATTATGATGCATGTGCAGATCGAGTTTGATTCATGTAATgattatatttttgttatttcgTGTGATAATGTATGAGATTATATCAGGTGTAACAAGATGTATagtaagcttgctacgggtttcggcgaccttaagtcgatctgaaccctagtatcggtagcagtccggttctcgggtcgttacatgttaCTTGCAAGGGACAACAAATAGAatagaaaaaaagagaaagaaaggtGGAGAAATagaattaaagcaaaaatgaaaatagTGGTATAAAAAAGCAGAATATCTAAGCTTATAGCAATAAAGCATTCTTGTATTGGAGGGAGAACATTCTCTTTAATTGAGAAAATAACTATACTTAGAGATAAGAATAGCAGGGAAGACTATGAAGGATAAGTGCCAAGGAGTTCAAACTCTAACTTAGAGTTGGTAGTAATCAGAAACTTTCATCATCTCTCCATGTGTTAGTAGTTTGATGGCCACCTTCATTTTGGGCATTTGATAGCTCTGTTATGCCATATTTTATTGCCTCCTATTTTCTTTTTGTTGAACCTAAATTATTCCTTTTATTACTAATCTAACAACAATAGCTTCCAaactctcctcctcctccactcCTTACTTTCAAGACATGGACAAGCTCTAGAAAATTTCAATTGGTTTGACTTCAACCGTGATGGCATGATTTCAATTTATGAGCTCGATAATATTCTTAAAGCCATGGCTCTACCTACACTATCATAGAGCTTAAATACGTCACGGACAAAGTCGACACTAATAATGATGGTTTCATTAATCTCCAATAGTTCGCTTAACTTTATCGCTTCTTCTCCAACGTGTGGCAAGCCCTAAGTTGAAGGAAGTTTTTGATATATATGACTAAAATAAGAATGACTGATATTGTCTACTGAGTTGCACCAAGTATTCAATCGATAGAATGCAATATCCTAAGGGTTATTTATAAAGGGAATTAGTAATTTTGTTATAAATGAgtccatttttatatttttaaaatctcataaaaagtgtttataaattttaaattcgttCAACATTAATGAAGGGAgatctaataaaataaaatattaaaaattttgatatggAATAAAAATGTGAGGTTTCCTTTAAAAGAAATCTTTAAAAACTCTTAATTTATCTTCTAAATACTGATAGCGTTAGTCTCTTTTAATTAgtgattaataattaaaaaatattatttttttgtgtaatataaaattgtaatatatatttaaaataaataaattaaattattaataaataaaatcctaaataaaataaatcttatTCGTGATTAGgagatataaatttaaattattggaTTTAATGAGATTATAAAGGGATGACAAaagataaattacattttaatttatggtatttatttatttaaaattcacagttgattttactttttattaaaaagaaaatttataatttaatatttggatattatcattattaataaatcagtctctatatttttagaaatttattaaaatgtcattatctttttttttcgtcaacaaaatagttaccctattttattgatggaaaaaaaatgataataacattttaatagatataagaaaagataaggacattttaatagatatgagaaaagataaaaacgttttaataaatttatgaaaatataagaactaacttgttaatagtAGCAATATCCaagaactaaataaataattttatttgagggaaaaaattagattttaaaaattttctcaatcATCCTTTatctacttttatttatttttagcgGAAAAACGGACGGAAttactattttgttgacagagaaaaaaaataaaaacgttttaatagatttctgaaaatataagaattgatttattaataatggtaatacacggagattaaattataaatttttttattaaaaattattatttatcattatttattgtatattgaaaaatatattacttaattattaagatttaattttattatttaattgaatatattttttaactaattgCATTTAAATTGTTGTAATAATAAGATTTAATGTatagattttaattagaaaCAACTATCTCTCAAAGAGGATTTTAGTTTATttgttaatataaattaataaatactagttattttagttaaaagataatattttttactattaaaattttaattatattaatttttaatataaaataaaaatattaattttcttaaaataataaaagcatTGTTAATAATATGGTTTGATGTAAATAATAAGAGATGGTTTGattctcattttaaaaaataaataattaatgatgaattatattaaaaataatataaaattaaatagtgttataataacaaatttatagattaaatataatataatattttaaaaaaattaaaagtggaaagatgaaataaaattataagatatatTACATAATTTCCCaattaaaatagaattaattatagcaaaagtttttttttccaTTGAAAATGTGTATAATGCGATTATTTTGACTTATTAATAAcgttgttttttaatttttcttattgtttttttgaaaattaaatctttcaattttCATATTGTTAGAATTGCATTACAAAAACAAATCTATTTTTATGTTttccattttaatatattaataatatttttatttttaacactataaaaaaatttaatatgctAATATGATTATATAAAGGGTTATTAATTATATACTGTTTCaaaaattacaaattatattataaataaactttAGACTTATCAATAGCATTCATAAACCGGGCCGAGTTTTAAAACCATGATTTTGATCCATGAATCGGCTTGTATATACATGGGCTGGGGCTTTTGACTAACAATAATCAAAGGCAAAGGGCCGAATTAGGCTTTTCATTGTCCTTGTCGTGAAGGTCgatgcaaaaaagaaaaaaagaaaaagacggTTTGGTAAAAGCCGATTTGAGATTTGATTTTGTGTGCTAACATCCACGCTTACGAGTTACGACCTTCAATCTCATTTCTCTCTCCAACCGGAGTAAGAAAACGCAGAATCCAAGCGGCAGGTGAGGTGACGCAATTAACTCTCTCTcgctctttctctttctccggTGGTATTTGCTTCCTTACGAGTCACTTCTTTTCAATCAGATTCTTGAATTTAGTTTCTGACGCGAGAATTGGAGACGGTTTCGGAGAGATCATTGTTAATTCATAGATAGAGAGAGCTGAGAGTGATCGTATGATCGTATGATCACTCTCAATTTTTAGAGAGCGAGAACAATTGAGGGAGGATTAGAAGATGATGCAGAGACGGAGTCCACCCAAGCATAGACATGATGGGACTTCTCCGCTGCCTTTGGGGATGGATTGGAGTCCTCCACCTCGAAAATGGGTAAATTTCGATCTGATTCGTCCTCCTTGATTTTGAACTTAAATGGCCTCTCGTTTGATTTGTAATTTCATTTCTAATTCTTAGCTCACCCGGATTTTATCTTGCTTTCATTTGAATTCGGTTCtttgttttaaaatattaagctcTCTCTGGACTTCACAACTAACCAAATGCAGGCTAATTGCTTGATCGGTACCGTCAATGGTGAATTCATTGTATTTATAGGATCAGAGGTTTTGGGCTTTTCGAGAACTAGGATAAGTAACCAGAAATCATGTTTGAAGGCAGATGTAATTTCAATTATTGGCTATTTTTTTGCCCAATATTTTGCGGAAATTGCCATTCTCTCTTAACATCTTGAAAGGTTAATTTTCTTTGGATGAACTCGTTGTATATGCAACTCGCTGCATTGTGTATCAGATTGAGAGCATATTGTGCAATAGTATGTAACACAAGCTTCAACTCTAAGATGTTGCATTATATTTAGCAAAAGCTTATTTTAACAAGTCATGAAGTTCAGTTTTGTCTTTAGATTTCTTCCTGTTGTCTTAGATGCGAAAATCAGATATATTCTGCCATAACAGGTTAGTGATccaaaagaaattttttatttgtgatATTGGCCTCAACTTTGTGTGTGTAGATTATTTCAGTGCGAGATACTGCCAGATGTGAGGCAGAACTTGCATTGTAGTTTTCCGTCATATCTGTAGCATTGGTTCTGAAAGTTGTGATAATAGAAGGTCACTCTACTGGTTTAACTTCACTCTCAGATTTGACTCTTCTTTGTATCTCAGTGCTGTGTGCTGAGTCAAAACTCTCTGTAGCATTGGTTAGAAAGTCTTTATGCTATGTTTGGATGGGAGGAAAATAAGTGGGGAAGGAAAATttggaaggaaaataaaaatgttttccCTCTTATTTTGTTTGGATTAAAGGAAAATAGGGGAGGAAGGAAAACAAAGatggaaaataataaattaaaattactattCACTTTCTCTCCAATTTGAAGAGAAAGTGGGTGGAAAATGAATGTAATTACTTTTTTATCcctttaatgatttatttttatcacaACTATAAAGggtaaaatagttattttactATTCAAAAGTTACTTTTCCCTCTAAATTTGCTCCCTAACATCCAGACAATGGGAGGAAAGTAACATTGTCACTACTACTATTTTACTTCCTTATTTTTCACACTTTATTTTCCTTCCTCCCTCAAAATTTATCCAAACAAAGGCTTAAGTGTGAATATATGGTGTAAAAGTTTGTATAGGTTAACAAAAACTTACATCTCATCTGCCGTCATTGATTTATCTTTTGCAACACAAGCTTCTCTCCAAGTTCTTTTTCCAAGGATTTCTGCATGTTTGTGCCATTGCTAATTTGTAATTGCAATTGCAATATTGACCTCATAGCATACGTAATTTTGTATCTCCTGTAAAAGAAAATTCCAAGATATAAAAGGATGGAGAAATTTTCTTGTGCAGAGTGGGCGGGATACCATTTGGCCACATGATCCTAGATCGGGATGGAGTTATTGTGTCACCATACCTTCTTGGGCTGTTCTGCCAAAATCAAGAGATTCAGATCCTGTAGTGGTACTCAAATTGCATGACTCTCCAGTGTTTATCTATGCCAAGGGTTAGATGTTGTTATCATACCATCTCTACAAATTTGACTTGACAAAATATTGGATTCATTTGCAAGATATAAATCACTGCATATAACCATTTATTGCTTTACAATGGTTTTTTTTCCTTGGTAAAAAGCACCTCTAAGTTTGCACAAATAGTCTTCATTCATTAACCACTAACTAACTTCCCTTTTATAGAACTTATTATATGATCTGAAATATGCAATTATGTGAAAGAGGCTTAGTACTTCTGGTTTCTGTATTTACAATTCTTTCCGGCAGAAAATAATAACTTGAAgaaagtttctttttttaactTGGTTTAACAAATTCTTCTGGTTGGATTTGTGAATTCAACAGCAACTCATTAACTGTATAGCTATACAATTCTTAACTTTTTTTACTATATCTCTTTGTCCATTGGTTTGACTACACAATGGGGATATCTTTTCCCTTATAAATTTTGCACCCTTGTGGGTCTTTAACTTGGGATTTAAATTGGAATCTCAAGTTTTAACTGTTGGTGCATTAGAAGTTTACTGTCTTGTAGCTTTCTTTTGTTTTCAGTGTCATATAATCCTTTGTCCGGGAGGAGGCTTTTTAAGGCAATGGGAGCTTTTTAACCTTCAAGTTGTGTTTGGGAGAGCATGagattttctcttaaaaacctCTAAATGCCTTGAAAAAACTTACCATTAATCCTAAGCAAATACTAGtaatgataattaattaattaaatgaaggtttaaaaatcatgaaaaaccttactttttaaaaaatttaccttAAAAAACTTCATTTTACTCCATCTCCTGCCAAAGAGAGGGTAAATGTTGCTAGCTTTGCAATCCCATGTACTGACAAAACTAATCAAGATTCTTGTCATGTTGCAAGTCAGTTTTCCTATTCCATGTACATCCATGTCTGTTTGCGTGCATATGCGTCACCAGTGTTAAACATCTTCAATTTTAACATTCTTAAGGGACAGTTTTACAGGGTTCAGGTTGGTGTGCAATCACCAGAAGGGATTACAACAACACGCGGAGTGTTGAGAAGATTTAATGATTTTCTGAAGTTATTTGCTGATGTAAGTCCTATACTTTTCTGTTTGTTAGCAAGTTTACTCTATGGAATTCAGAGGCACACTTGAATTAGTTAATAATATCAATTGGTTTCTCTGCAGCTTAAAAAATCATTTCCTAAGAAAAATCTTCCACCAGCTCCACCCAAGGGACTACTACGAATGAAAAGCAGGGCTCTTTTGGAAGAGGTAGGAATGGACTTTGTACTTGcgtagggtttagggttttaggGTTCTGTCTGGTAGACTTGCAAGTGACTTCTGCATcacagtattttttttttttttaaagaaagaaattgttgGGACTTGCTATAGGTATTCTATTGGATTGTCACCTCTCTTTTATGTCATTTATAGTTTTAGGTAATAGCTCCTCATTTTCCATAGGCTAACTTCCACATTCAGCGCTTAGTTTAAAGTCGGTCCTTGCTGGACTTCTAATATGATAAGATGGAACATTTGGGAAATTAATGAGAATTATCTGCATATGtgtaaattgattttatttaattaatttggaAATTGGCTAGaaatacattttattttcattcttatAGGAGTGACTAATATTCTTAAAAGTCATAGTTTTGTTGCAGAGAAGGTGCTCTTTGGAGGAGTGGATGACAAAGCTGCTATCTGACATTGATTTATCACGAAGCGTGGCAGTCGCATCTTTTCTTGAACTAGAAGCTGCTGCGAGGTCTTGTATGTGTTATTGAATTGGATCAAGTTCACCTTGAAACATCTTTGGCTCTTGTTTTACAATTAAGTGAAAATAGATGTCTGCTTGAATGTCCCTTTTTTTGAAGGAAAAAAGTGACTACATATTTGCCTCCTTTTGGATCTctcaaattaattttcttttctaaaaattttCATCTTATATTTCCACATCTTCAGCATTCCAGGATCTAAATCAGCCTTCATCAGAGACAAGTCCTGCTGTTGATACCACACCTTCACTTCAGATACCTCCACCTTCATCTTCTTCTGTGGTTGTTGGTAGTTCTTCAGTTACATCAGATTATGGTAGTGATACTGCTTATGAGACATCAGAGCTTGGAACACCAAGGTTAGGAAGGGATGGACATTTTGAAATTGGAACCGAGGATCTAATATTGGATGAAGATTTGACAAATCCAATAGAAAAGCTTGTGAAGTATGGCGTGTCTAACATTGATGAGGGGCTTTTCATGGGACAGACTATTCTGGAGCAGCTTGAAGGTTATCCAAGGCACAAACCGCATGACAGACATGTGAATAGTATCATAGGGAAGGATAGATATAATGGAAATGCTTCTAAAGCCTCATTTCTTGCTGGCAATGGGATGGAAATTTTCTCTGAGCCAGAGCCTGGCAAGGGTTTTGATCATATTCGGAGGTTATCTAGTGAGAGTGTTGGAAGTGATGGAAGTTCTCTTAGAGCCAGTGAAATATCGAACTCTGGCATACTAAATTCACCTGGTGACGGATCGTTTGACCTTCCTGGGGGTGCTGAGGTTCTTAATGTGGCAGGAATTCTTGGCAGTGCAGAGTTGCAACTTACAGGTGATGCACAGATAGTCCTTCCGTTCGATCAGCGTCATAAAATGAACAGGGTTCTAACCGCCATGCAGCGGAGGTTAGCCACAGCAAAAACAGACATGGAGGACCTTGTAGCGAGATTAAATCAAGAAATAGCTGTAAAAGATTATCTTACAACAAAGGTATGTCAATTTAAAACTGACTATGCTTCCACATGGCAGTGTTCAGGTCACGTTTTAATATTGGGCCTTTTTTTTCCCTCCCTACTTCTTGCTTGCTTAAATGATGCTTAACAATTTTCGTGGTTTTGACATGTATGCAAGATCATATTGAACATTTTAATGTCCAAATTTGATCACATCCTTCTAATCTTTCAATACCCTGCAAAGGCTATTTACATAAATATTGACTTGTGGATATTGTTCAAAGGGCCTTACCAATTTTTTCTCTTCAGGTCAAGGATTTGGAGGCAGAACTTGAAACTaccaaacaaaaaaataaagaaaatctgCAGCAGGCTATTTTAATTGAGAGAGAAAGGCTTACACAAATGCAGTGGGATATGGAGGAAATGAAGAGGAAATCATTAGA
The genomic region above belongs to Manihot esculenta cultivar AM560-2 chromosome 3, M.esculenta_v8, whole genome shotgun sequence and contains:
- the LOC110611217 gene encoding PX domain-containing protein EREL1 isoform X1, with amino-acid sequence MMQRRSPPKHRHDGTSPLPLGMDWSPPPRKWSGRDTIWPHDPRSGWSYCVTIPSWAVLPKSRDSDPVVFYRVQVGVQSPEGITTTRGVLRRFNDFLKLFADLKKSFPKKNLPPAPPKGLLRMKSRALLEERRCSLEEWMTKLLSDIDLSRSVAVASFLELEAAARSSFQDLNQPSSETSPAVDTTPSLQIPPPSSSSVVVGSSSVTSDYGSDTAYETSELGTPRLGRDGHFEIGTEDLILDEDLTNPIEKLVKYGVSNIDEGLFMGQTILEQLEGYPRHKPHDRHVNSIIGKDRYNGNASKASFLAGNGMEIFSEPEPGKGFDHIRRLSSESVGSDGSSLRASEISNSGILNSPGDGSFDLPGGAEVLNVAGILGSAELQLTGDAQIVLPFDQRHKMNRVLTAMQRRLATAKTDMEDLVARLNQEIAVKDYLTTKVKDLEAELETTKQKNKENLQQAILIERERLTQMQWDMEEMKRKSLEMELKLKSKKDENSSAELKVGSPYQEKDAVLQELDATRKELENLSKQYEELEAKSKADIKFLAKEFKCLKRSQAELKEKFGQSLKEKSEVEKLLQVEREMSMHEKNAQNMLLRYCWTLCNKIKECNLYLPSEEDDNFFMESSVADALDLLSTSDDQIGLLLAEAQALFEDGKIAASADDDVGATDPELRKMLANIFTDNANLRKQVNSVIRNVLHTSRNSDEPPTKIDHVERGLK
- the LOC110611217 gene encoding PX domain-containing protein EREL1 isoform X4, producing MTKLLSDIDLSRSVAVASFLELEAAARSSFQDLNQPSSETSPAVDTTPSLQIPPPSSSSVVVGSSSVTSDYGSDTAYETSELGTPRLGRDGHFEIGTEDLILDEDLTNPIEKLVKYGVSNIDEGLFMGQTILEQLEGYPRHKPHDRHVNSIIGKDRYNGNASKASFLAGNGMEIFSEPEPGKGFDHIRRLSSESVGSDGSSLRASEISNSGILNSPGDGSFDLPGGAEVLNVAGILGSAELQLTGDAQIVLPFDQRHKMNRVLTAMQRRLATAKTDMEDLVARLNQEIAVKDYLTTKVKDLEAELETTKQKNKENLQQAILIERERLTQMQWDMEEMKRKSLEMELKLKSKKDENSSAELKVGSPYQEKDAVLQELDATRKELENLSKQYEELEAKSKADIKFLAKEFKCLKRSQAELKEKFGQSLKEKSEVEKLLQVEREMSMHEKNAQNMLLRYCWTLCNKIKECNLYLPSEEDDNFFMESSVADALDLLSTSDDQIGLLLAEAQALFEDGKIAASADDDVGATDPELRKMLANIFTDNANLRKQVNSVIRNVLHTSRNSDEPPTKIDHVERGLK
- the LOC110611217 gene encoding PX domain-containing protein EREL1 isoform X3 → MKSRALLEERRCSLEEWMTKLLSDIDLSRSVAVASFLELEAAARSSFQDLNQPSSETSPAVDTTPSLQIPPPSSSSVVVGSSSVTSDYGSDTAYETSELGTPRLGRDGHFEIGTEDLILDEDLTNPIEKLVKYGVSNIDEGLFMGQTILEQLEGYPRHKPHDRHVNSIIGKDRYNGNASKASFLAGNGMEIFSEPEPGKGFDHIRRLSSESVGSDGSSLRASEISNSGILNSPGDGSFDLPGGAEVLNVAGILGSAELQLTGDAQIVLPFDQRHKMNRVLTAMQRRLATAKTDMEDLVARLNQEIAVKDYLTTKVKDLEAELETTKQKNKENLQQAILIERERLTQMQWDMEEMKRKSLEMELKLKSKKDENSSAELKVGSPYQEKDAVLQELDATRKELENLSKQYEELEAKSKADIKFLAKEFKCLKRSQAELKEKFGQSLKEKSEVEKLLQVEREMSMHEKNAQNMLLRYCWTLCNKIKECNLYLPSEEDDNFFMESSVADALDLLSTSDDQIGLLLAEAQALFEDGKIAASADDDVGATDPELRKMLANIFTDNANLRKQVNSVIRNVLHTSRNSDEPPTKIDHVERGLK
- the LOC110611217 gene encoding PX domain-containing protein EREL1 isoform X2 encodes the protein MTLQCLSMPRFYRVQVGVQSPEGITTTRGVLRRFNDFLKLFADLKKSFPKKNLPPAPPKGLLRMKSRALLEERRCSLEEWMTKLLSDIDLSRSVAVASFLELEAAARSSFQDLNQPSSETSPAVDTTPSLQIPPPSSSSVVVGSSSVTSDYGSDTAYETSELGTPRLGRDGHFEIGTEDLILDEDLTNPIEKLVKYGVSNIDEGLFMGQTILEQLEGYPRHKPHDRHVNSIIGKDRYNGNASKASFLAGNGMEIFSEPEPGKGFDHIRRLSSESVGSDGSSLRASEISNSGILNSPGDGSFDLPGGAEVLNVAGILGSAELQLTGDAQIVLPFDQRHKMNRVLTAMQRRLATAKTDMEDLVARLNQEIAVKDYLTTKVKDLEAELETTKQKNKENLQQAILIERERLTQMQWDMEEMKRKSLEMELKLKSKKDENSSAELKVGSPYQEKDAVLQELDATRKELENLSKQYEELEAKSKADIKFLAKEFKCLKRSQAELKEKFGQSLKEKSEVEKLLQVEREMSMHEKNAQNMLLRYCWTLCNKIKECNLYLPSEEDDNFFMESSVADALDLLSTSDDQIGLLLAEAQALFEDGKIAASADDDVGATDPELRKMLANIFTDNANLRKQVNSVIRNVLHTSRNSDEPPTKIDHVERGLK